The nucleotide sequence ctcgtttggacattttttgggacattttttgggagatctcggcatctcgggaaGATATCGGACGTTTACCTTTTAGTTttttgaatataaatataaatatatgtatatttatatacatttttacgagattCTACCAGAAATCTGATAAATGAGCGAAAATTACGAGATTTTACTTGAAAATCCGAAAAATCGTGGCATTGACAAAGTTTGACCCCATTGACCGAGAAATCTTGCGAGATGGTCATCTCATCTTGGATGCCTTCCAAAAACGAGATCTCAGGGAGAAATAATGAGATTTACAACACTCCACACAAATatattcgggatttcgggttgtataTTATTGGTAATGGGTCAGGCAAGtataataatatatatctataaagaAAACTTGTCAAGGGGGTCGAAATACATCCAAAGTGTATTAGATGCTTCTAAATTCCTATTCATTATGTATCATAGTAAGACAGATATTTTATTAAACTAGTAATAtgataattatttaaaaaaatgtaAACAAAAGACAAGAAGTATTGACGAGTCAACTCAGCTTTATTTATTATGATCCGAACCAAATATGACAAACTACCTAGCCCACATTTTCCACCTCTACTAAAAAACTTATGTGATGAAGGTAAGTTCTAAGTACTCATTCAACTGCTAATTTACAAAGCTAGACAATGAGTAATTTGTATAAACCATGTCATACTATCAACCTCAATAAGCAGAATATAAAGTCTTGAAAATACGAGTTTCTAGGATCTTACCTTCGGTCAAAAGATCAACAGTGTTTCCATGCTTTTTTCTTCTAAAAAATGACTTTGAACCACAAAACATTCCCGGGAATTATGATAACTGTCCATGCTGAGATGACGACAATGGTTTAAAGACCAAATAAAATAAAACTTAGATTAGCATAAAATCGAATAACTTGATCTACCGATTGAGATACAGTCACAAGCGCCTTTACCTTTTTAATGGACAATAGGAATATAGGATCTCAAGGAGTCAATAGAAAACACTTCAGGAATTAGCCCGTTCCTCAACTCCTGTCATATGAagataatgatttaaaaaaaaaaaaaaaaataagaaaacaaTTTAGTCACCAAAGGTAGACACCAaaatgaggagaatatatacataaattCAAATTTCAAAAAGTGTTGTTAACTGCAATAATCAGACAAACTCACCAAGGGTATCTTGATGGTGATATTGGAGCAGCCCAAACTGAATCGCATAACGTTCTACTTCTTCTGACACATATTCTTAAACTTGATCAGTTAACTAACGTAGCACCAAACTGAATCACAACAGCTATAAAGTTTGACTTTGACTTGGCTTCAATCCTCTTTTTATCATGTCATCACGAAATTCATCTGCCTTGATCAATTCTCCAGTAACACGACAACCTTGTATTATAGAATTGTAAGCCACTAGATCAGGTTTTAAACCCCTATCGATCATCAAGTCCCATAACTTTATTGCTTCATGGAGATCACCAACTTTACAATATTCACTAATAATGGTCGAATAACTTATTAAATCAGGTAAGATGCCATTATCGTACATCTCGAACAACGCATCAGTAGCTTCTTGAAATTTACCCATTTTACAAAAACCCCGGATTAATATATTGTATGTTACGGTGTTCGCTAAAGACCCTTTAAGCATTACATTGTGAAGGACTAATGCTTTTTGCATATGCCCTTCGTTCGTAAGGCAATCAAGAAAGCAACCATACGTAACATGATTTGGAATTACGCCATTAACAAGCATCTCCTTGCACAATATCTCAGCTTTATCGAAAAATCCTAATTTACATAAACAGTCGATAATTACAGTGTATGTAACAACGTTCGGGTTACACCCTTCACCGATCATTATATCCCAATACCCCATTGATTTATCAAGATCTCCTGCTTTGCCAAAAGCATCAATCAAGATTGTATATAAAACATTATCAGGCTTTAATCCTCGATCATGCATTTCTTTCAAAAAGTATACTAATTTAACAACATCACCTTGTTTAGCGGTTCCATTTATAAGCACAGAATAACAAACGAGGTCTATATTAATCCCATTCTTCATCATATCGTTGCAGGCATTATATGCATCATCGAGACGTCCATTTTCATAATAACCTTGCAATAAAGCGCTATAACACATCTCATTCAGCTTGTGATTTTGCTCGTTGAGGTTATTTACAAATTCTTTAGCTTCAGAAACTTTATTAATCAAACAAAGACCACTTATTAAAGATCTGAAGGTATATGTATCTGGTTTAAGACCCTTTTCCACCATGTCATTAAGCAATTCAAACGCTTTATCTGTGTTACCTTCACGACATAAACCGTCGATCATCACATTATAGGTTATCTCATTAGGCATGACACCTTTTTCCATCATTTCATGAAACAAATCATTAGCTTCAGCCATCATATTTGCAAGACAAAGTCCCGAGATCAAAGCAGTAAACGTATACGTGTTTGGAAATATCATTTTTCCCGTCATCTCATGATAAAGCCTCAACGCCTTATGCACGTTTTCGTGTTTGCAATACCCGTCTATTAAGATAGTATATGTTATGACAGTAGGACTTAAACCTACACAAACCATTTCCTCAAATATAGACTCTGCTATCCTAAGCTTCCCTAACTTACAATATCCACTTATCATTGAATTATACGGATAAACAGACGCTCGTATTCCCGCATTATTCATTTCATCAAGTAAAACACGCGCATAATCAAGTTTCCCTCTTTTGCACAACGAATCAATTATAATCGAGTAAGTAATATCATTAGTGGTTAAACCATAAGAACCCGTGTTTCTAAAAAGTATATCCGCTTCAACCACATTTCCCTCTCTACATAAAGAATTAATCAACGCGTTATACACAAATAAACTTGGCCCCGCTCCAATACGCCCTAAATCTTGAATCAAATTATAAGCACTAATTACATCCCCACTTCTTCTCAACCCATCAACTAAACTCGAAACAACCGCCTCATTCGGTACAAATTCCATCTCCACCATTTCATTAACTAAAATTCTACCTTTTACAAATTGTTGTAACCGACAAAATCCCATAACTAAACTACTATAAGTCACTACATCAGCTTTCAAACCCTTCGAACCTAACGATTCCTTAATCGCCATGGCTTCTTCCATCTTTTGGCCTTTACAAAGTCCATGAATCAACACATTATACATAACGATGTTAACTTCGTTCTCATCACATTCTAATTGCTGTATCATTTCTTTAGCTTTATCAAAATTCTTCACCTCACACAAACATCTGATCACAGCAGTATGCACATAAGCATTCCCTCTAACACCAATTTCCATCATCTCATCGAAAAACCTCAACACTAAATCGAACCGTCGAATCCTAATCAATCCATTAAACACATCACTCACAGTCCTAATTTCAGGCATTAAATTCCTCTCCTTCATCAAGTTAACAATCACAAACGAATCTAATACTTTTTTGCTTTGCAGATAAGCATTAATTAACAAATCAAACCCTAAGCTCTTATCAAAATTCAAATTCACATTcacataagtattataataaaaatCAAACAAAACACGCGGATTAGACGTTCGTAGCAACAATGTTTGAATTAAGGAAGATGCAGGCCATAGGTAATTGAACTGAACTAGTGAGTGAATTAATATACAAAACGACGTCGTTGAGTGATTGAAGTTTTTATGAAGACCTAAGAAATTGAAGAAACGTAAAGCTAATTTTGGATCATTTATAGTATTGATAAGTACCTGTTCGATGTGATGAGGTTTTAAGTTGTTTGAAATGAATGTGTTGTTGAGTGATGAATTCCAGGTTTTGTGATTGTGGAGAATGTTGGTGAGAGTAGAAATTAGAGTTTCGTCGTTGTTGAAATGCTGGTGGTGGTATGAAGGAGATGGGGCGGGTGGATTACGGTGGTGAAGTGGCCGGAAGTGACGGTGGCGGTGGATGTTTTTCATTTTGGGTGAATATGCAGCTGCGATTGAGGGAGTTGAACAAGAGATGACTGATAGAGAAGTGTGCTTGAACTATTTGTTAATGTTactatacattttttttttttttttttttttatggtttcatttcaaataacataaattaaaattaataaataaatcaaATAATCGTGAGTTACCAAACTGATAATATTATACCGAGTACGATATTTGAATTACTAGTGAACTAGACTCTATTACTTGCACACATAcgaacacaaacacaaacacaaacatcAATCAAACCGTTGTAACTATTAGGCTCTGTTTCAGAGCTGTTATTTGAAAAGAAAGTAATTGATTTAGAAGTAAATCAAAAACACAAATGCATTCCCTAACTTTGACAGGAAAGAAAGAGAAGGGAATAAATGAGTATTTCACTCTTCATCTTTTCCTTCCAAATTGAATGGATTTTGAAATCCCTCCCCTTCATTCCCTTTCCTTTCATTTAATTTCCTTTATAAAAAACTCTAACCCTTAAAACATCAATAGTATATATTCTCGCTAAACCAACCAAAAGGTTCATCAAAAATAAGTCAACGACTTGTATTTGATGGCGAAAATGTGACAATGTGATAAGACCGAAAGACATCTCATATATCTCAAATAACTAACTGTAAAAGCCCGAAACACTTCAATATCGATCCACGAAACACCTACACAGAATTTGGGGCGAACACCTGGACTCGAAGAGAGTGGGACAAGTCAAACCCACATCACTTAAACCCGACGGATAGGAACCTGCAACAAAGACTTCTCACTTCGCCACTCAAGAGGTATGACCAAGGACAAAACATGTTTGTGGATGTACGTAGTCGCTGAAGAAGGAGACAAACCCACCAAGCAAATGAATCAAGAAACTAAGGCCATGTGTCGAAGGAAAAACATTGAGATGCACAGAACCAGAGATGAAACAAGCAAGTAAAGGAAAGCCACCACAGAGTAGTCGTACCGACCGAGCGATGTAAACTTATTAAAAAACCTAAACATGAACACAACAATTGAAACACCCCCAACTCCTACCACTTAACAATTGAAACACCCCTAACTCCTACCACTACCTAAAAGCATCGATCAAACACCATTGAAGTCCCTATATCAACCTAGACAaaattgaaaaccaaaaagataaaAAAACCACAACAAGCCACAAAACTCAGTCCAAAAATCACCCAAAATATGCCTAAAACAGTAAAACACCAAAAAACCACAACCTCAATCTCACGACATGGCATCACGAGCAGTATCACGAAGTAAGCAACACACGTTCAGGAAAAAGGTGGTGCCATTCATGTACAGGAGAGCGAGCTCATCACTAGCTCAACTGTTGGCACCACTCTTAGCACGATTAAAAATGACGTAATATAAAAGCCTTAGAACTAATCAAATGAAAATATTAACAACTTATTCTTTATACAAAACATTTTATGGGCAGTTTGGTACCAAGCTTGAAGATAGTGATGTATTTCTTAATTTACTTGTACTATTACAACTCTACTGACAACTGAACACATTATTCTACCATAATAATACGATATACAACTGCACTGTAGAGTAAACGCTAGTAACTCAAAAGCTACCAGATTAAATTTAAAATTGAGTACTGCATAAAAAATGTACATAAACCCTCATCTTTTAAGAAGGCTACCTAGCATATAATATAAAACTTAATGTTCAGCCAAAAAGGCGTGCGTGATCAGTGAGTGATTCCAGTGAATATATAAACACAAGTTAGCTGGCTGCTTCGAGCCACAAAGAGTAATCTGATATCATCTTTACATGTTGTCTGTATATTGGCTCGCCATGACTAAGACTGATGTGGGTCCCTTAACATACGGCGGGGAAAGATGAGCTTCAAGATGGAATAAAATATTGCTTGAATGCATGACAAGACAAAGTTCCAACATGAAGATGGCCAGTACCATGGATACATTAACCGAAAAAACAGACTAATGATATGTCGAGGATACCGTCCCACCTGAATCAAAAGTACAAATAACTATGTAATTAAAATGTTGAAAGTTGACATAAAAACACATTGAAATTCCATAACATTCAAACTGTCAATTAAACGTTTTAAATTGCATATAAGTCGGGGTATAAGTTGAGATTTGAGATTTGTTACAACAGTAAAGCTTGCATCATTTGCCTATTAGCATCACTGTAATTATACCTGGCAAACAGGTCAGGATGGGTCGATTTGGGTAACCACTCGaaacggttttgggttgaaatgggtaaaAATTTTAAACGGGTCAAAAAGGGTCAGGTTGGGTCAAGTTTGGGTAACAAGTCGAAACGGGTAATTGGTTAAATGGGTCAAATATGTCCAAACGGGTCATATACTTTTATATTTGATTCTTTACATTCATTATATTGttttagttattatttattatttattatatatatatatatataataaaattttaatataataataattgatattgatatatcCATTAATGCTTTCATAAATGATTGACGGATGAAACTTGTTATGcgcgacccatttgacccattcacaagacccattagacctgtctctatttattgaactttaggatccgatacccatttgacccattcttttatattttgtataagcCCCAGTAGATCGGAGAAAAATTCGTGCTTTTGAACGATATTTTACCTTcaaagtaatcccgagttttggctATTTTTCAGGATATTCCAAGTTTTGGCCCAGTTTGACCagttttgaccgagtttgaccaagTTATTTTACTCACCGGGAAAAGAAAATCGAGAGCATCCCAGGCTGCATGGCGAACAGCTCGTGTTGGATACATCGGACCACCAGGAGACGTGAAGCTGTACAAACATGTCTTAAGTCTGGTGCTTGTAGTCATTCTCAACTCAAGACCCTGAAGAACTTTAATGTGGGAGAGATAATGTAACAAAACGGGTTCCACTTTCAATTTTTGAAGCTGCCCAATAAACAATTTCATATATAGCACGTTAAAACTTCGGTTAAACATCATATATTCATGAAAAGGTAATTACATGGTGGTACCTGATCAGATAGTTCAATAACAAACATGTCTGCGGGACCCCCTACTAAGAAAGCATTTGGAAACACTGGAAAATTCTTTAAAAAGCTTTCGATTTTGTCAACTGTAACAAACATTGAGGTCACATACATGTTAATGCACAATTTCAGTTGATAATGAAGTGAATTTGTAGACACTAAAAAGCACCTAGATTATAAAGGAATATGAATCTTGAAAGTAGATTAAATAGATCTCGCTGTGCCTGCAAATCATGAGGATAGGATTATTTTTGTCAAAATACAATGCATTCTTTACTGTAAGATACTCATACTTTAAATCATAATCGACTCTGTACATACTAAGGGCATGCTTGGATTTGTGTTTTGGAATTGATTAAGTGATATTGCAATTTGAAGTCGAAATTATTAGTCTTGTAATGTTTTAATTAAAAGGTTCTTCTTTTAATTATATGATATCTTACTTAACTACCCCTTTTTAACCTAATTTGAGAGACTTTTACTTCACCTCTTTATAGTATTAAACGGAAATATTCTTACCTGCAAAGGGATTTTCTTCAACCTTTCGGGTTCCAATGCAACATCCAAAAGAAGATACTGAAACCAAATATAAGATAGTGTCACTGAATAGGTCTCATAAGACATGTTACAGAAATCGTATAAACTAGAAGCCCTCACACCGAGAAAAGACTCTGGAAGTGTTTCGTATTTGTCTGGACATCAATCCTACAAAAAATAATACAAAGTTGACAGAATTAAATAAGTATTATCTTATTATCCCAACTTTTTATATTTGTAGGTAATCAATAAGCAACATCAAGCCATCAAGTAAACGTAATGAGAAACTATCATGCAAACAACTTACCAAAAGACGTTTGTAGCACCTTGCACAAGAGCTGATGAGTAACGAAGGAGGACATCTACGCTATCAAGTTCGACTTCAAATAACTGCAAGATGAGCATAAATAAGTTACTTTAGACGTATCCAAAGTAAAATATTTCTTCTACTTTAATTCAGATACATTGTGAAAATTTGGAACAAACAATCAATGGTTGAGGACAACTGAAAATTCCCAGATTTTTGATAGTATATCGATAATGACAGTGTCTCAAGAAAACATGTATGGAGTACATGCTAACTCAACAAAGGATGTGCCAATATGATTTAGTGCGGTAAGAATTGAACACCGGAATGATTCAAAGaaatttcctaaatggacatctaaATAACAATTACTACATTTATACTTTTTGCATGAATTATTGGTGATTATACAAGTATTTGATTAGTCTCCTGACTTAATAAAGTTGAATAATGTTATCAAAGCATCATTAATTCTACATAATAAATTGTATAACAAAGTAGCGGCCTAGCAATGTGCATATATTACGTACCCATTTATGGAAGAGAAGGGCAAAAATATGAGAGGCAAATGGCTGGCTCCAAAGTTGAACAATCAAAGCAAGAATTGGTTTCCCGTTTTCAGGTTCCAAAGAAAAATGATTAGCAAGGACATCATAAAAGCATATTGGAACCTTAACTTCTATACATGAATCAGAAGCGGCATTATCTTCTCTGCCAAGAATTATATCTGTTCCAAATCCATTGCATGGACATTAGAGACATTTAAGAACAAAATAAAGGCTTGGCAAACAATGTAACAGAATAATGTCCATAAATGACAGTTTAGATGTTGCACTATTGCACCTCCAAGTTTTCTTCTCTTTTCATATGTTTATATAACACCTTAATAATGAATGGTTTCAAATTTGAACAATCAAGAAAACATGAAAAAGGAGCACGAAAGAAAAGGGTATGTGTtctataatattattatagtaccaaatatatatttttctatttatgTAGGAGGTTTTCCATGTTCGG is from Rutidosis leptorrhynchoides isolate AG116_Rl617_1_P2 chromosome 10, CSIRO_AGI_Rlap_v1, whole genome shotgun sequence and encodes:
- the LOC139872891 gene encoding uncharacterized protein isoform X2; translation: MSPTFAVTPKSSAYFFALTQEIDKKLHKAIASPNQRRDLLQALFADIALEVDDRARDIILGREDNAASDSCIEVKVPICFYDVLANHFSLEPENGKPILALIVQLWSQPFASHIFALLFHKWLFEVELDSVDVLLRYSSALVQGATNVFWIDVQTNTKHFQSLFSYLLLDVALEPERLKKIPLQAQRDLFNLLSRFIFLYNLVDKIESFLKNFPVFPNAFLVGGPADMFVIELSDQLQKLKVEPVLLHYLSHIKVLQGLELRMTTSTRLKTCLYSFTSPGGPMYPTRAVRHAAWDALDFLFPVSKITWSNSVKTGQTGPKLGIS
- the LOC139872859 gene encoding uncharacterized protein, with the protein product MKNIHRHRHFRPLHHRNPPAPSPSYHHQHFNNDETLISTLTNILHNHKTWNSSLNNTFISNNLKPHHIEQVLINTINDPKLALRFFNFLGLHKNFNHSTTSFCILIHSLVQFNYLWPASSLIQTLLLRTSNPRVLFDFYYNTYVNVNLNFDKSLGFDLLINAYLQSKKVLDSFVIVNLMKERNLMPEIRTVSDVFNGLIRIRRFDLVLRFFDEMMEIGVRGNAYVHTAVIRCLCEVKNFDKAKEMIQQLECDENEVNIVMYNVLIHGLCKGQKMEEAMAIKESLGSKGLKADVVTYSSLVMGFCRLQQFVKGRILVNEMVEMEFVPNEAVVSSLVDGLRRSGDVISAYNLIQDLGRIGAGPSLFVYNALINSLCREGNVVEADILFRNTGSYGLTTNDITYSIIIDSLCKRGKLDYARVLLDEMNNAGIRASVYPYNSMISGYCKLGKLRIAESIFEEMVCVGLSPTVITYTILIDGYCKHENVHKALRLYHEMTGKMIFPNTYTFTALISGLCLANMMAEANDLFHEMMEKGVMPNEITYNVMIDGLCREGNTDKAFELLNDMVEKGLKPDTYTFRSLISGLCLINKVSEAKEFVNNLNEQNHKLNEMCYSALLQGYYENGRLDDAYNACNDMMKNGINIDLVCYSVLINGTAKQGDVVKLVYFLKEMHDRGLKPDNVLYTILIDAFGKAGDLDKSMGYWDIMIGEGCNPNVVTYTVIIDCLCKLGFFDKAEILCKEMLVNGVIPNHVTYGCFLDCLTNEGHMQKALVLHNVMLKGSLANTVTYNILIRGFCKMGKFQEATDALFEMYDNGILPDLISYSTIISEYCKVGDLHEAIKLWDLMIDRGLKPDLVAYNSIIQGCRVTGELIKADEFRDDMIKRGLKPSQSQTL
- the LOC139872891 gene encoding uncharacterized protein isoform X1, producing MSPTFAVTPKSSAYFFALTQEIDKKLHKAIASPNQRRDLLQALFADIALEVDDRARDIILGREDNAASDSCIEVKVPICFYDVLANHFSLEPENGKPILALIVQLWSQPFASHIFALLFHKWLFEVELDSVDVLLRYSSALVQGATNVFWIDVQTNTKHFQSLFSYLLLDVALEPERLKKIPLQAQRDLFNLLSRFIFLYNLVDKIESFLKNFPVFPNAFLVGGPADMFVIELSDQLQKLKVEPVLLHYLSHIKVLQGLELRMTTSTRLKTCLYSFTSPGGPMYPTRAVRHAAWDALDFLFPVGRYPRHIISLFFRLMYPWYWPSSCWNFVLSCIQAIFYSILKLIFPRRMLRDPHQS